In one Agathobacter rectalis ATCC 33656 genomic region, the following are encoded:
- a CDS encoding type II toxin-antitoxin system Phd/YefM family antitoxin, whose protein sequence is MNTATATATEMQNNFGRYLNLVMSGHEIIVTKNGHEVGRFIPKDAAVSYLTDSLTGILQDNGNLDEIKTESMREKYGFVD, encoded by the coding sequence ATGAATACAGCAACAGCAACTGCAACAGAAATGCAGAACAATTTTGGGAGATATTTGAATCTTGTTATGTCAGGACATGAAATCATTGTTACAAAGAATGGTCATGAAGTGGGAAGATTTATTCCTAAGGATGCCGCAGTATCATATTTGACGGATTCTCTAACAGGAATACTTCAGGATAATGGTAATTTAGATGAGATAAAAACCGAAAGTATGAGGGAAAAATATGGTTTTGTTGATTGA
- a CDS encoding AAA family ATPase, producing MGIYFNPGNGSFTKDKNSQLYIDKTGLIEYLNRVICTNANCISVSHARRFGKSHAAGMIDAYYSRGCDSSELFADSEIAAKDSYSAHLNKYNVIHIDVSSFWDAYKDNVIEKIQEYIYDELKQVYGDQIDYTKMISAVLMSVYNISDIPFVIIIDEWDCVIRNGGNKTLVHSYLQFLHLLFKSEESKTFLALAYITGILPIKKIKDESALNNFREFTMLKSKQLTRYFGFTEDEVKKLCITYDMDFESIKAWYNGYLIDGLHMYNPNSVVQAMLDHDYDFYWKNTSSFESINTFITMNYAGLKDDVLAMLSGDKIRVNVNTFQNDLTTVASKDDALTALIHLGYLAYDANRKMAYIPNYEVAAAYDLALQTGSWSEVANSISKCDELLDATLNEDADKVAELVEIAHETYTSVLKYNDENSLSCALTMAYFTANAYYNIVREFPAGKGFADLVFIPRANACGRPAIVIELKYNASADSAISQIKNRRYHGALSGYSNQILLVGINYSNTSDNKKHTCIIESINNLD from the coding sequence ATGGGTATTTATTTTAATCCGGGAAATGGCAGCTTTACAAAAGACAAAAACAGTCAGCTATATATTGACAAAACCGGTCTGATTGAATATTTGAATAGAGTTATCTGTACAAATGCCAACTGCATAAGTGTCAGCCATGCCAGAAGGTTCGGTAAATCCCATGCTGCTGGAATGATCGATGCATACTACAGCAGAGGCTGCGATTCATCAGAGCTTTTTGCAGATTCTGAAATTGCAGCCAAGGACAGCTATTCAGCACATTTGAATAAATACAATGTCATACACATTGATGTATCATCATTTTGGGATGCTTACAAAGATAATGTGATAGAAAAAATTCAGGAATATATTTATGACGAGCTTAAACAGGTATATGGCGATCAGATAGATTATACCAAGATGATCAGTGCTGTACTCATGTCCGTCTACAACATTTCCGATATTCCATTTGTTATAATAATTGATGAATGGGATTGTGTAATCCGAAATGGTGGAAATAAAACACTGGTTCACAGCTATCTTCAGTTTCTTCATTTGTTATTTAAGAGCGAAGAGTCAAAAACCTTTTTAGCTTTGGCATATATCACCGGTATTCTGCCAATCAAAAAAATTAAAGATGAATCAGCTCTGAACAACTTCCGTGAGTTTACAATGTTGAAATCGAAACAATTGACCAGATATTTTGGTTTTACAGAGGATGAAGTTAAAAAGCTGTGCATCACATATGATATGGATTTTGAATCAATAAAAGCATGGTATAACGGATATCTGATAGACGGGCTTCATATGTATAACCCTAATTCCGTTGTTCAGGCTATGCTAGATCATGACTATGATTTTTACTGGAAAAATACATCCTCGTTTGAATCAATCAACACATTTATCACCATGAACTACGCCGGTTTAAAGGATGATGTGCTCGCCATGCTTTCCGGCGATAAAATCAGAGTTAATGTAAATACCTTCCAAAATGACCTTACTACAGTTGCTTCAAAGGATGATGCACTTACAGCTTTAATTCATTTAGGTTATCTGGCTTATGATGCCAATAGGAAAATGGCATATATACCTAATTATGAAGTTGCTGCTGCATATGATCTTGCATTACAGACCGGTTCATGGAGTGAAGTAGCCAACTCCATTTCAAAATGTGATGAATTATTAGATGCTACCCTAAATGAAGATGCTGATAAAGTCGCTGAATTGGTAGAAATTGCACATGAAACATATACATCCGTTCTTAAATACAACGACGAAAATTCTTTAAGCTGTGCTCTCACAATGGCATATTTTACTGCAAATGCATATTACAATATTGTCAGAGAATTTCCAGCCGGCAAAGGTTTTGCTGATCTTGTTTTTATTCCAAGAGCGAATGCCTGTGGCAGACCTGCAATAGTAATTGAACTTAAGTACAATGCTTCCGCTGATTCTGCCATATCACAGATTAAAAACCGCAGATATCACGGAGCCTTATCAGGATACAGCAATCAGATCTTACTTGTCGGAATTAACTACAGCAACACATCTGATAATAAAAAGCATACATGTATAATTGAAAGTATTAATAACCTCGATTAA
- a CDS encoding glycoside hydrolase family 3 N-terminal domain-containing protein, translating to MEINKLQQLLSEMSLQEKIGQMVQLTGVYFDKEAVLTGVVDEQLPPEWIIQYSGSVLGVIGKEKICDIQSKYMEQHPHHIPLLFMADVIHGCRTIFPIPLGQACSFNPELVSEAASIAASEASSEGLKATFSPMIDVSRDPRWGRIMESFGEDPYVNGVMGEAMVDGYQQKNDEGIAACLKHFAGYGAVNAGREYNDVEISQRTFLEQYVKPFRMALKAKPAMVMTAFNAIDRKPISGNKELLRDLLRDKEGFDGTVISDWGSIGQLKEQGVAANMDEAASQAIEAGVDIDMMSPAYMFRLEELVKNGQIPESFIDESAFRVLMMKNQLGLFENPFAGIGKSGNLTQYNRTKAYQMASESYVLLKNEKILPLSQKQKVIWAGPYVTSKEFLSRWAIFGGHEPVETIEDILQDKKINGVCIPGCRMLSEEECRIWQVKPVDSDEEIDEQWLETINREDTVVCVLGEHESQSGEAASRAFLTLPEEQQRLFEKIVKRTDNIVTVIISGRPLDLRRISEKSKAVIMAWRPGTMGAEGIVDLVYGMINPSGKLAVSIPWCVGQVPISYWDIKTGHVLTEDNLENRFTSRYMDIPNSPLYPFGFGLSYTEFDISDVEVKIGQDKRVHVHCNVSNTGKVTGAEVVQCYYETLQTSVVRPKKELVRFQKVFLDPGEAKSVDFSIDSEEFSYFDKNMEIVSSGMQLRISVGNSSDHECGSSEIYI from the coding sequence ATGGAAATAAATAAATTACAGCAATTGCTGTCAGAAATGTCTTTGCAGGAAAAAATAGGACAGATGGTACAGCTTACCGGTGTATATTTTGACAAAGAGGCAGTGCTTACAGGTGTTGTTGACGAACAATTACCGCCGGAATGGATCATTCAGTATTCAGGTTCCGTGCTGGGAGTGATTGGTAAAGAAAAAATATGTGATATTCAGAGTAAATATATGGAACAGCATCCTCATCATATCCCACTACTCTTTATGGCAGATGTGATCCATGGATGTAGGACAATTTTTCCAATTCCACTGGGACAGGCTTGTTCATTTAATCCGGAACTGGTGTCTGAGGCAGCGTCAATAGCTGCCTCAGAGGCCTCATCCGAAGGACTTAAGGCAACATTTTCTCCTATGATTGATGTTTCAAGGGATCCCCGGTGGGGCAGGATAATGGAGTCTTTTGGCGAAGACCCATATGTGAATGGAGTCATGGGGGAGGCCATGGTAGATGGCTATCAGCAGAAAAACGATGAAGGAATCGCAGCATGTCTGAAACATTTTGCAGGTTACGGGGCGGTCAATGCAGGCAGGGAATACAACGATGTTGAAATATCTCAACGGACATTTCTGGAACAGTATGTAAAACCTTTCCGCATGGCGTTGAAGGCAAAGCCTGCTATGGTTATGACCGCATTTAATGCAATAGACCGAAAACCAATCAGCGGAAATAAAGAACTTCTCAGAGATCTATTGCGGGATAAAGAAGGCTTTGATGGTACAGTGATCTCAGATTGGGGCTCTATTGGGCAGCTGAAGGAACAGGGTGTGGCAGCCAATATGGATGAAGCGGCGTCTCAGGCGATAGAAGCGGGAGTGGACATAGATATGATGAGTCCTGCTTATATGTTTCGTTTAGAAGAACTGGTGAAAAACGGGCAGATTCCGGAGTCTTTTATCGATGAAAGTGCATTCAGGGTTTTGATGATGAAGAATCAGCTGGGGCTTTTTGAAAATCCTTTTGCAGGAATTGGAAAGAGTGGAAACCTCACTCAGTATAACCGGACAAAGGCATATCAGATGGCCAGCGAAAGCTACGTCCTTTTGAAAAATGAAAAAATTCTGCCTTTGAGCCAGAAACAGAAAGTTATCTGGGCAGGACCTTATGTGACATCAAAGGAATTCCTGAGCCGTTGGGCAATCTTTGGTGGGCATGAGCCTGTTGAGACAATCGAAGATATTCTTCAAGATAAGAAGATTAATGGGGTATGTATTCCTGGATGCAGAATGCTTTCTGAGGAAGAATGCAGGATCTGGCAAGTGAAACCGGTTGATTCGGATGAAGAAATAGATGAGCAGTGGCTGGAAACGATAAACCGGGAAGATACGGTTGTATGTGTACTTGGAGAACATGAATCTCAGTCCGGAGAGGCTGCCAGCAGAGCATTTCTGACTTTACCGGAAGAGCAGCAGAGGCTTTTTGAAAAAATAGTAAAACGCACGGATAATATCGTGACAGTGATAATCTCAGGAAGACCACTGGATCTGCGAAGAATCTCAGAAAAATCCAAAGCCGTCATCATGGCATGGAGACCCGGAACCATGGGGGCAGAGGGAATAGTAGATCTTGTATATGGCATGATCAATCCTTCCGGAAAGCTGGCTGTAAGTATTCCATGGTGCGTTGGACAGGTGCCGATAAGTTACTGGGATATAAAAACCGGACATGTGCTTACAGAGGATAATCTAGAGAACCGTTTCACAAGCAGATATATGGATATTCCTAATTCACCATTATATCCTTTTGGTTTTGGATTGTCCTATACAGAATTTGATATTTCGGATGTTGAAGTCAAGATAGGACAGGACAAAAGAGTGCATGTCCATTGTAATGTAAGTAACACAGGTAAAGTTACAGGGGCAGAGGTTGTTCAGTGCTATTATGAAACATTACAAACATCTGTGGTACGACCGAAGAAGGAACTTGTCCGTTTTCAGAAGGTTTTTCTGGATCCGGGAGAAGCTAAGAGTGTGGATTTCTCTATTGATTCAGAAGAGTTTTCTTACTTTGATAAAAATATGGAAATCGTTAGTAGCGGAATGCAACTTCGAATCAGTGTAGGAAACAGTAGTGACCATGAATGCGGAAGTAGTGAGATATATATTTAG
- a CDS encoding Gfo/Idh/MocA family protein yields MRKLKAGIVGCGGIANGKHLPAMKKSGLYEIVAFCDIVRERAEKAKEEYGTEDAKVFEDYKVLIKEDLDVVYVTTPNRSHAEISIAAMEAGKDVMCEKPMAKNYAEAQKMVETAEKTGRVLNIGYQNRYRSDSLYLKEMCKADELGEIYFAKAHALRRRAVPTWGVFLNEEEQGGGPLIDIGTHALDLTLWMMDNYEVESVTGQTFRKLADQTNQGNAFGNWDPEEFCVEDSAFGFIRMKNGAVIELEAAWALNTLEVDEAKTSLCGTKAGADMKDGLRINYIHHNKQVVEKPALSGEGVAFFSGEEKPAGDYEQELFYHIVADGAEQIVKPAQAAVVTRVLEAIYESAKSGKTIYFD; encoded by the coding sequence ATGAGAAAATTAAAAGCAGGAATCGTAGGATGCGGAGGAATCGCCAACGGAAAACACCTTCCAGCTATGAAAAAAAGTGGTCTTTATGAGATTGTAGCTTTCTGTGACATCGTCAGGGAACGTGCAGAGAAAGCAAAGGAAGAATATGGCACAGAAGATGCAAAAGTATTCGAAGACTATAAGGTGCTTATCAAAGAGGACCTGGATGTTGTATATGTAACTACACCGAACCGCTCCCATGCAGAAATCTCTATCGCAGCCATGGAAGCAGGAAAAGATGTTATGTGTGAAAAGCCAATGGCAAAGAATTATGCTGAGGCACAGAAAATGGTGGAGACTGCAGAGAAAACAGGTAGAGTCCTGAACATCGGATATCAGAACCGTTATCGTTCAGATTCCCTGTACCTGAAAGAAATGTGCAAGGCGGATGAACTGGGAGAAATCTATTTTGCGAAAGCTCACGCACTCAGAAGAAGAGCAGTTCCTACCTGGGGTGTATTCTTAAATGAGGAAGAACAGGGAGGCGGTCCACTGATCGATATCGGAACCCATGCATTGGATCTGACATTATGGATGATGGACAATTATGAAGTAGAGTCTGTAACAGGACAAACATTCCGCAAACTGGCTGATCAGACCAACCAGGGAAATGCTTTTGGCAACTGGGATCCTGAGGAGTTTTGCGTAGAAGATTCCGCTTTCGGATTCATCCGTATGAAAAACGGTGCAGTGATTGAACTCGAAGCTGCCTGGGCACTGAACACACTGGAGGTTGATGAGGCCAAGACAAGTCTGTGCGGAACAAAAGCCGGAGCAGATATGAAAGATGGCCTGCGAATCAACTACATCCATCACAATAAACAGGTAGTAGAGAAGCCAGCATTATCCGGTGAAGGAGTAGCATTCTTCTCAGGAGAAGAAAAACCAGCAGGGGATTATGAACAGGAACTGTTCTACCATATCGTTGCTGACGGAGCTGAGCAGATAGTAAAACCTGCACAGGCTGCAGTTGTTACCCGTGTACTGGAAGCAATCTATGAGTCTGCAAAAAGTGGTAAGACAATTTATTTTGATTAA
- a CDS encoding sugar phosphate isomerase/epimerase family protein: MKLGFITSILDSWTYEEMMDFASGQGFECVEVACWPQEKAERRYAGVSHIDAERVNQDDAYAEHIVEYAKKSGVEISALAYYPNVMVADKEKSATAVEHLKQVILASKKLGVGMVTTFIGRDQTKNIQENLELVKEIWPPIIKLAEECDVKIAIENCPMLFGKEQWPGGQNLMTTPPIWREVFRILDSDHLGINYDPSHFIWQMIDYIRPLYEFKDKIFHVHYKDIKIYKDKLESCGIMAYPLEYMSPKIPGLGDVDWGKYVSALTDIGYDGYTCIEIEDKAFEDFKEKVENSLIISKRYLEQYVI; this comes from the coding sequence ATGAAACTTGGGTTTATCACATCCATCCTTGACAGCTGGACCTATGAAGAAATGATGGACTTTGCATCCGGACAGGGATTTGAATGTGTGGAAGTGGCATGCTGGCCACAGGAAAAAGCAGAAAGAAGATATGCAGGGGTAAGCCATATTGATGCAGAACGGGTTAACCAGGATGACGCATATGCAGAGCATATTGTAGAATATGCTAAAAAATCAGGAGTGGAGATATCGGCACTGGCCTATTATCCAAACGTGATGGTGGCAGATAAAGAGAAAAGCGCAACCGCTGTGGAACACCTGAAACAGGTGATTCTTGCAAGTAAAAAATTAGGTGTGGGCATGGTCACGACATTTATCGGAAGGGACCAGACCAAAAATATACAGGAAAATCTGGAACTGGTAAAAGAGATATGGCCACCTATCATAAAACTGGCAGAGGAATGTGACGTGAAGATCGCCATCGAGAACTGTCCGATGCTTTTTGGCAAGGAACAGTGGCCGGGAGGACAGAACCTGATGACAACACCGCCAATCTGGAGAGAAGTATTCCGGATCCTGGACAGTGACCATCTGGGCATCAACTATGATCCATCCCACTTTATCTGGCAGATGATCGATTATATCCGCCCGCTTTACGAATTCAAGGATAAGATCTTCCATGTCCATTACAAGGATATAAAGATATATAAAGACAAGCTGGAATCCTGCGGCATCATGGCATATCCTCTGGAATATATGTCACCGAAAATCCCTGGACTTGGAGATGTGGACTGGGGAAAATATGTGTCAGCGCTTACAGACATCGGATATGATGGCTATACCTGTATCGAGATCGAGGATAAGGCTTTTGAGGATTTCAAGGAGAAGGTTGAGAATTCCTTGATCATCAGCAAGAGATATCTGGAACAGTACGTGATTTAG
- a CDS encoding sugar phosphate isomerase/epimerase family protein — protein sequence MKQIKIGTCVPGPVAEEWLKGFVGKGFETFSLNFHMSLEGTDLDKLALSTEQILAGTDSKITTLGYYCNPIQYPEHRKTLEKVICTAEKFGATHVSTFAGAWEGKPVESAYEEFGKVFRELAELAEEKGVKLGIENCLMDGTWEHATCNIGFNPKAWEVMFEEVKNDNFGLEWEPTHQMVQLIDPVTELRKWCKKIVHVHGKDATIDWDAVRHGGISGAVPFVWHRMPGFGDTNWRDIISILRSNGYEDDICIEGYHDPVYRGELEMTGQLHALNYLKWCRGGEFTPTPWEK from the coding sequence ATGAAACAGATCAAAATCGGAACCTGCGTACCAGGCCCCGTAGCAGAAGAATGGTTGAAAGGATTTGTTGGAAAAGGTTTCGAAACATTTTCCCTCAATTTCCATATGTCACTGGAAGGAACAGATCTTGATAAACTGGCCCTGAGCACAGAACAGATTCTTGCCGGTACAGATTCAAAGATCACTACACTCGGATACTACTGTAATCCAATCCAGTATCCAGAGCACAGAAAGACATTGGAAAAGGTAATTTGCACTGCTGAAAAATTCGGAGCTACCCATGTAAGCACCTTTGCAGGAGCCTGGGAAGGAAAACCGGTAGAATCCGCATACGAAGAGTTCGGAAAAGTGTTCCGTGAACTGGCAGAACTTGCAGAAGAAAAGGGCGTAAAGCTGGGTATCGAAAACTGTCTTATGGATGGAACCTGGGAACATGCCACCTGCAACATCGGTTTCAACCCGAAAGCCTGGGAAGTCATGTTTGAGGAAGTAAAGAATGATAACTTCGGACTTGAATGGGAGCCGACCCACCAGATGGTACAGTTGATCGATCCTGTGACAGAGCTGAGAAAATGGTGCAAAAAGATAGTCCATGTACATGGAAAAGATGCGACCATTGACTGGGATGCAGTAAGGCACGGCGGTATCTCCGGAGCAGTTCCTTTTGTATGGCATCGTATGCCGGGATTTGGTGACACAAACTGGAGAGATATCATTTCTATCTTAAGAAGCAACGGATATGAGGACGATATCTGTATCGAAGGATATCACGATCCGGTATACCGGGGAGAACTGGAGATGACAGGACAGCTTCACGCACTGAACTATCTGAAATGGTGCAGAGGCGGAGAGTTCACACCAACTCCATGGGAGAAATAA
- a CDS encoding Gfo/Idh/MocA family protein, translating into MRENKVVYGLIGYGGMGRWHTEILSNVPEAVIGGIYDIKEEKREEAKAKGFSVYETEEAMLADSDIDVVLIATPNDCHKPIAIRAMHAGKNVISEKPVTLSSADLLEMEKVAKETGKLFTVHQNRRWDDDFLIIKKLVEEQKLGHVFRIESRVHGSRGIPGDWRKEKVHGGGMVLDWGVHLLDQILYMYGDRKIETVYASLTNITNQEVDDGFTAILTFEGGTEVLVEVGTNNYISLPRWYVLGKDGTAVIRDWQLTGEIIRKTGKTEETVIPVKTAAGLTKTMAPRREDTIVKEDLPKVSGDIADFHRNVVAVIRDGAEPEIKLFQVMRVMKLMEAIFQAAETKQVIEFQDQV; encoded by the coding sequence ATGAGAGAAAACAAAGTAGTTTACGGACTAATCGGATATGGCGGTATGGGCAGATGGCATACCGAGATTCTTTCAAATGTTCCAGAAGCTGTAATTGGTGGTATCTATGACATCAAGGAAGAAAAGAGAGAAGAAGCGAAAGCGAAGGGGTTTTCTGTATATGAAACAGAAGAAGCCATGCTGGCAGATTCGGACATCGATGTGGTTCTGATTGCCACTCCAAATGACTGCCACAAGCCTATCGCTATCCGTGCAATGCATGCAGGAAAAAACGTGATATCGGAAAAACCGGTGACATTATCTTCCGCTGACCTGCTGGAAATGGAAAAGGTAGCCAAAGAGACAGGAAAACTTTTCACCGTGCACCAGAATAGACGTTGGGATGATGATTTCCTGATCATCAAAAAACTGGTAGAGGAGCAGAAACTGGGGCATGTTTTCCGGATCGAGAGCCGTGTCCATGGTTCAAGAGGAATCCCTGGGGACTGGAGAAAAGAAAAGGTACATGGGGGCGGAATGGTCCTGGACTGGGGTGTACACCTGCTGGATCAGATTTTATATATGTACGGAGATAGAAAGATCGAGACGGTATACGCGTCACTTACCAATATCACAAACCAGGAAGTGGACGATGGGTTCACTGCTATTCTGACCTTTGAAGGCGGAACAGAAGTCCTGGTGGAAGTCGGCACCAACAATTATATATCACTGCCAAGATGGTATGTACTGGGTAAAGACGGTACCGCAGTAATCAGGGACTGGCAGTTAACCGGTGAGATTATACGTAAGACCGGTAAGACAGAAGAGACGGTAATACCGGTTAAGACAGCAGCTGGCCTGACAAAGACCATGGCACCGAGACGGGAAGATACTATTGTAAAAGAGGATTTACCAAAGGTGTCCGGAGATATCGCTGATTTCCACAGAAATGTGGTTGCAGTAATCCGAGATGGAGCAGAGCCGGAGATCAAGCTGTTCCAGGTGATGCGTGTCATGAAGTTGATGGAGGCAATCTTCCAGGCGGCAGAGACAAAACAGGTAATCGAATTTCAGGACCAGGTGTAA
- a CDS encoding extracellular solute-binding protein → MKKKQWIAFACAMALGVTSLAGCGKSEENTQKKAVGEAEGTAKEDLPLSKYPETVTVHLGGSMNSNAKIPDGMSYDDNSYTRLLKEDLNIEVAYDWVASSTDYDEKMNLCIGSNTIPELMNVNATQYRALLKYDMIQPLDQYFDDYASDALKAYVESGGEELKKCISNDKGEIMAIPAPSMMGGEVNEMWIRQDWLDNLGLEVPRTWDEMAAVAEAFVTQDPDGNGEADTIGILGPSNSDHMNAIGANQFGLDPLFSSFQSYPQYWLQDEDGTVEYGSIQPETREALEKISKLYTNKLIDPEMLVRSDSKEPLLSGKVGIFFGPWWSGYTVSDTTLAGEADWRAYFTPLSEDGNYYAHMPNPTSKYVVASKSCKNPEAAFKIVNYLIKNEQQWVVDGITSTEMGTADFYPLYNGYDNADEIEVSTETLEKYLAGEITMDDVDFSKHKLLKNDMEAVKELKKEPYDDFSLDKWNLDSDIAKTNLPRLVSLLVGGSPLVNDKYVPVYNAYNGQTKTMEAKWANLKKMEEETFSKIIMGKADISEFDTFVENWKNQGGDQILKEINDELSK, encoded by the coding sequence ATGAAGAAAAAACAGTGGATTGCATTTGCATGTGCGATGGCATTAGGTGTGACATCACTGGCAGGATGCGGAAAATCAGAAGAGAACACACAGAAAAAGGCAGTAGGGGAGGCAGAAGGAACAGCAAAAGAAGATCTCCCGCTGTCAAAATATCCGGAAACCGTAACGGTTCATCTGGGCGGTTCAATGAATTCAAATGCCAAGATTCCTGACGGAATGAGCTATGATGACAATTCCTATACACGACTTTTGAAAGAAGACCTTAATATTGAGGTTGCATACGACTGGGTCGCATCATCTACAGACTATGATGAAAAAATGAATTTGTGTATCGGAAGTAACACAATTCCGGAATTGATGAACGTAAATGCAACACAGTACAGGGCACTTCTGAAATATGATATGATCCAGCCGCTTGATCAGTATTTTGATGACTATGCTTCTGATGCACTGAAAGCATATGTGGAATCAGGTGGAGAAGAGCTGAAAAAATGTATCTCAAATGATAAGGGAGAGATAATGGCAATCCCGGCTCCAAGTATGATGGGAGGAGAAGTGAACGAAATGTGGATCCGTCAGGACTGGCTGGATAATCTTGGACTGGAGGTTCCAAGAACCTGGGATGAAATGGCAGCAGTAGCAGAGGCATTCGTAACCCAGGATCCGGATGGTAACGGAGAAGCTGATACCATTGGAATTCTTGGACCGAGCAATTCAGATCACATGAATGCAATTGGAGCAAACCAGTTTGGACTGGATCCATTGTTTAGCAGCTTCCAGTCTTATCCACAGTACTGGCTGCAGGATGAGGATGGAACTGTAGAATATGGTTCTATTCAGCCGGAAACCAGAGAGGCACTTGAAAAAATCTCAAAACTGTATACAAATAAGCTGATCGATCCGGAAATGCTTGTAAGAAGCGACAGCAAGGAACCTCTTTTGTCCGGAAAAGTTGGTATCTTCTTTGGACCATGGTGGTCTGGTTATACGGTGTCAGATACTACACTTGCAGGCGAAGCGGATTGGAGAGCATATTTTACACCACTGTCTGAGGACGGGAATTACTACGCTCATATGCCAAATCCTACAAGTAAATATGTAGTAGCAAGCAAAAGCTGCAAGAACCCGGAGGCTGCATTTAAGATTGTTAACTATCTGATCAAAAATGAGCAGCAGTGGGTAGTAGATGGTATTACCTCCACAGAAATGGGTACTGCGGATTTTTATCCTTTGTATAATGGCTACGATAATGCAGATGAGATTGAAGTATCCACTGAGACTCTGGAAAAATATCTTGCAGGTGAGATTACAATGGATGATGTTGATTTCTCAAAACATAAACTGTTAAAGAATGATATGGAAGCAGTTAAGGAACTGAAAAAAGAACCTTATGATGATTTCAGCCTGGACAAATGGAATCTGGACAGTGACATTGCCAAAACTAATCTTCCAAGACTTGTGTCACTTTTGGTTGGTGGATCTCCGTTAGTAAATGATAAATATGTACCGGTTTACAATGCATATAACGGTCAGACAAAAACCATGGAGGCCAAATGGGCAAACCTTAAAAAAATGGAAGAAGAAACATTCTCAAAGATCATTATGGGAAAAGCAGATATCAGCGAATTCGATACTTTCGTTGAAAACTGGAAGAATCAGGGTGGCGACCAGATTCTCAAAGAAATCAACGATGAATTAAGTAAGTAA
- a CDS encoding carbohydrate ABC transporter permease: MIENKSLRSKIFDILNIVILIAITLICIVPVWYVLCVSLSSREAVNAGKVALWPVGFNLLSYKKIMGETAFFGSFLVSIKRVLLGTGISMVCILMAAYPLSRTKKQFPKRDIFMWIFVFCMLFNGGTVPWYITMKNYHLMDNIFGLVLGTGLQVFNVILAVNFFKNLPTELEEACFVDGGGPWRTLISIYIPLAKPMVATVALFTMVMYWNEFFQGMVLSTRQSSYPLQTYIQQMVVTLDYSTMNVDQIAQAMKLNNLSLDSAKIFIAMIPILIVYPFLQRFFVEGITLGSVKG; this comes from the coding sequence ATGATTGAGAATAAAAGCCTGAGATCAAAGATTTTTGATATTTTAAATATTGTGATTCTCATTGCGATTACTTTAATCTGTATTGTGCCGGTATGGTACGTTCTCTGCGTGTCATTGAGCAGCAGGGAAGCAGTCAATGCGGGAAAAGTTGCACTTTGGCCGGTTGGCTTCAACCTGCTCTCCTATAAAAAAATCATGGGAGAGACCGCATTTTTCGGTTCGTTTTTGGTATCTATTAAGAGAGTTTTGCTGGGAACCGGAATCAGTATGGTATGTATCCTTATGGCAGCATATCCATTATCCAGAACAAAAAAACAGTTCCCGAAAAGAGATATCTTTATGTGGATATTCGTGTTCTGCATGTTATTTAACGGAGGAACGGTTCCGTGGTATATCACCATGAAAAATTATCATCTGATGGATAACATTTTTGGACTGGTACTGGGAACAGGCCTTCAGGTATTTAATGTGATACTTGCAGTGAATTTCTTTAAAAATCTTCCAACAGAACTGGAAGAGGCGTGTTTTGTCGATGGCGGCGGACCTTGGAGAACTCTGATATCTATCTACATACCATTGGCAAAACCTATGGTCGCAACAGTTGCACTGTTCACCATGGTTATGTACTGGAATGAATTCTTCCAGGGAATGGTTTTAAGTACAAGACAGAGCAGTTATCCACTGCAGACCTACATCCAGCAGATGGTAGTAACCCTGGATTATTCTACAATGAATGTGGATCAGATTGCGCAGGCGATGAAATTAAACAATCTTTCATTAGATTCTGCGAAAATATTTATAGCTATGATACCGATACTGATTGTTTACCCATTCCTGCAAAGATTTTTTGTAGAAGGTATTACACTGGGATCAGTAAAAGGATAA